The Thermosynechococcus sp. genome has a segment encoding these proteins:
- a CDS encoding redoxin domain-containing protein, with amino-acid sequence MAVQLPFLTSTNFSGLFNERFWQNVWPVPPQNQLQRGAVVPDVELPAVGLSAPVRLSKVWQEQPLLLVFTRIFTEHQYCPLCYPYLKTLNENYETFQGKGVAVLVVTSTDAQQSEKVKADMALKMPLLYDPSCQVFRKYRTGQALGAPLPAQFLIDQAGKLRYKHLFSFLEPNAPLERLFQEIDALAQGATVATAA; translated from the coding sequence ATGGCTGTTCAATTACCGTTTCTCACCTCCACCAACTTTAGTGGCCTCTTTAATGAGCGGTTTTGGCAAAATGTCTGGCCAGTACCGCCCCAAAATCAACTGCAGCGGGGGGCGGTGGTTCCAGATGTGGAGCTACCCGCTGTAGGGCTAAGTGCCCCCGTTCGCCTTTCAAAGGTGTGGCAAGAGCAGCCGCTGCTGCTGGTGTTTACCCGTATCTTCACAGAGCACCAATACTGCCCACTGTGCTACCCCTATCTCAAGACCTTGAATGAAAACTATGAAACATTTCAAGGCAAGGGGGTGGCCGTTCTTGTGGTCACCAGTACCGATGCCCAGCAAAGCGAGAAGGTCAAGGCGGATATGGCCCTAAAGATGCCCCTGCTCTATGACCCCAGTTGTCAAGTCTTTCGCAAGTACCGCACGGGTCAAGCCTTGGGGGCACCGCTGCCGGCCCAGTTTCTCATTGACCAGGCAGGCAAGCTGCGCTACAAGCATCTCTTCTCGTTTTTAGAACCCAATGCGCCCCTAGAGCGCTTGTTTCAGGAAATTGACGCTTTAGCTCAGGGGGCAACAGTAGCGACAGCCGCCTAG
- a CDS encoding GTP-binding protein codes for MVERSPAHSLLKELQGTIDDLEDYQSALSYEAAKSALEKLLCECKATGTGKASLVRAIADLEAMLDKLHHGVVQIAVFGMVGRGKSSLLNALLGEPYFATGPIHGVTQGEASALWQISEAQRGNPIRLIDTPGLDEVNGAAREQLAREVAAQADLILFVIAGDLTRLEYQALSELRQAGKPMILVFNKVDQYPEADREAIYAKIRDERVKELLSPKEIVMVAAAPLVPQVQRDSQGRVQVKMTVGAPQVEPLKRKIVEVLEQEGKALLALNSMLFANRVSEELARYKLELRDQEANQLIWKGAVAKALAIALNPVTVLDMVSSAVIDLTTIQLLSRLYGIELTEAGAKELLQTIALAMGSISLGEFAVHLGLSSLKGLLGLATPMSGGLALGPYLSVAMTQAGIAGFSSYTMGQVAKTYFANGAGWGAAGPKTVVQQILSQLDQRHILHRLKLEIQEQLYPS; via the coding sequence GTGGTGGAGCGATCGCCCGCGCATTCTCTCCTGAAGGAACTTCAAGGGACCATTGATGACCTTGAGGACTACCAAAGCGCCCTTAGCTATGAAGCGGCCAAGAGTGCTCTTGAAAAATTACTGTGTGAGTGCAAAGCCACTGGCACTGGAAAAGCTTCCCTCGTCCGGGCGATCGCCGACCTCGAAGCCATGCTCGACAAACTCCACCATGGTGTGGTGCAAATTGCTGTCTTTGGCATGGTGGGGCGAGGAAAGTCCTCCCTGCTCAATGCGCTGCTCGGAGAACCCTACTTTGCCACTGGCCCCATTCATGGCGTCACCCAAGGGGAAGCCAGTGCCCTTTGGCAAATCTCTGAAGCCCAGCGGGGTAATCCCATTCGCCTCATTGATACCCCGGGGTTAGATGAAGTCAATGGTGCCGCCCGGGAGCAACTGGCACGGGAGGTGGCTGCCCAAGCGGATTTGATTCTCTTTGTCATTGCGGGAGACTTGACTCGTCTTGAATACCAAGCCCTCAGTGAGTTGCGGCAAGCAGGCAAGCCAATGATTCTGGTCTTTAACAAAGTGGATCAGTATCCAGAGGCTGATCGCGAGGCCATCTATGCCAAAATTCGGGATGAGCGTGTCAAGGAACTCCTCTCCCCCAAAGAAATTGTGATGGTGGCGGCCGCGCCCCTTGTGCCCCAGGTGCAGCGGGATAGCCAAGGACGGGTACAGGTGAAAATGACTGTCGGTGCTCCCCAAGTGGAACCCCTCAAACGGAAAATCGTGGAGGTCCTAGAGCAGGAAGGGAAAGCCCTGCTTGCTCTCAATTCAATGCTCTTTGCCAATAGGGTGAGTGAAGAATTGGCCCGCTACAAGCTGGAACTGCGGGATCAGGAGGCCAACCAACTGATTTGGAAAGGGGCTGTTGCTAAGGCGCTGGCGATCGCCCTCAACCCGGTCACCGTTCTCGATATGGTCAGCAGTGCGGTCATTGACTTGACGACGATTCAACTGCTCTCGCGCCTCTACGGCATTGAACTCACAGAAGCAGGGGCCAAGGAACTGCTCCAAACGATTGCCCTTGCCATGGGCAGCATTAGCTTAGGGGAATTTGCCGTTCATTTGGGACTGAGTTCCCTCAAGGGACTGTTGGGATTGGCTACGCCAATGAGCGGTGGCCTTGCCCTTGGCCCTTACCTATCGGTGGCTATGACCCAGGCGGGGATAGCTGGCTTTTCCTCCTACACGATGGGACAAGTGGCCAAAACCTACTTTGCCAACGGCGCAGGCTGGGGGGCTGCAGGGCCAAAAACGGTTGTTCAGCAAATCCTCAGTCAACTGGATCAGCGCCATATCCTCCATCGGCTGAAGTTAGAAATTCAGGAGCAGTTGTACCCGAGTTGA
- a CDS encoding NifU family protein: MAATLELSQENVEKVLDELRPYLMADGGNVELVEIEGPVVRLRLQGACGSCPSSTMTLRMGIERKLKESIPEIAEVQQVP; encoded by the coding sequence ATGGCTGCAACCCTTGAATTGAGTCAAGAAAACGTCGAAAAAGTCCTCGATGAACTCCGTCCCTATTTGATGGCCGATGGCGGCAATGTCGAGCTCGTGGAAATTGAAGGTCCGGTGGTGCGGCTGCGGTTACAGGGTGCCTGTGGTTCCTGCCCCAGCTCAACCATGACGCTGCGCATGGGCATTGAGCGCAAGTTGAAGGAATCCATTCCAGAGATTGCTGAAGTCCAGCAGGTTCCCTAA
- a CDS encoding CRR6 family NdhI maturation factor has product MAIAIELTPDQIDRLDLSPLQQVLDPLIAERQLLDHHQALRFTIDYPRPVDEPDLELSEVAPVRLWFIRADVAYPWLPYLLDWSAGELVRYGAMLVPHEFHPQQGIIFNPQALDIFVMTKVFTLWQWLQGQGYPAIEKIKGMAAMFGYELDSELFTLLQ; this is encoded by the coding sequence GTGGCGATCGCGATCGAGTTAACCCCAGATCAGATTGATCGTCTGGACTTATCTCCCCTCCAACAAGTACTTGACCCCCTGATTGCAGAGCGGCAGCTTCTGGATCATCACCAAGCACTGCGTTTTACGATTGATTATCCGCGGCCAGTGGATGAGCCTGATCTGGAACTTTCGGAAGTGGCACCGGTACGCCTTTGGTTCATTCGTGCCGATGTAGCCTACCCGTGGCTACCCTACTTACTGGATTGGTCAGCCGGCGAGCTGGTGCGTTATGGGGCGATGCTGGTGCCCCACGAATTTCATCCGCAGCAGGGGATTATCTTCAACCCGCAAGCCCTTGATATTTTTGTGATGACCAAGGTATTTACCCTTTGGCAATGGCTGCAGGGGCAGGGCTATCCTGCCATTGAAAAAATTAAAGGCATGGCGGCGATGTTTGGCTATGAGCTGGATAGCGAGCTCTTTACGCTCCTCCAATAA
- a CDS encoding FGGY-family carbohydrate kinase, with protein MGKAVTALGIDFGTSGARAIAIDPEGNVLATARRPLHQPDQPPEWAATLWALILDIPSAIRQQIRRIAIDGTSSTVFLCDAQGQPSSPVLLYNDDRAQDHLQRLRQILATDHLVLSATSSLVKLLWLQTHYATANAFFLHQADWLAFLLHGQLGISDWHNALKLGYDPAKEAYPDWFSHPILAPLQPLLPKVVAPGTVLGRVTATDLGLSPECQVCAGTTDSIAAFLASGASEVGEAVTSLGSTLVLKLLSASRVEDLTAGIYSHRLGDRWLVGGASNCGAAILAQFFSPEELERLSLQIDVSQPTGLDYYPLLKPGERFPINDPHRQPRLEPRPADPRLFLQGLLESLSRIEAQGYAQLQRLGASPLKQVWTAGGGARNPAWLALRQQYLGVPVAISPHTEAAYGTARLAQLGYNCS; from the coding sequence ATGGGGAAAGCGGTCACAGCCCTAGGCATTGATTTTGGGACCTCGGGGGCGCGGGCGATCGCCATCGATCCTGAGGGCAATGTTCTAGCTACTGCCCGTCGGCCGCTACACCAGCCCGATCAACCCCCAGAATGGGCAGCAACATTGTGGGCGTTGATTTTAGATATTCCAAGCGCTATCCGTCAGCAAATTCGGCGGATTGCAATTGATGGGACCTCGAGCACCGTTTTCCTCTGTGATGCCCAGGGGCAGCCCTCCTCACCCGTCCTTTTGTACAACGACGATCGCGCCCAAGATCATCTTCAAAGGTTGCGGCAGATTTTAGCCACAGATCACCTTGTCCTTAGTGCCACCAGTAGTCTGGTCAAGCTGTTGTGGCTCCAGACCCACTATGCCACTGCCAATGCCTTTTTCCTACACCAAGCGGACTGGCTAGCCTTCTTACTTCACGGTCAACTGGGGATTTCCGACTGGCACAATGCCCTGAAGTTGGGCTATGACCCAGCAAAGGAAGCCTACCCCGACTGGTTCAGCCACCCCATACTTGCCCCCTTGCAGCCGCTGCTGCCTAAGGTGGTTGCCCCGGGAACCGTTCTGGGCAGGGTCACAGCCACTGATTTAGGCTTGTCTCCAGAGTGTCAGGTGTGTGCGGGTACTACCGATAGCATTGCCGCCTTCTTGGCTAGTGGTGCCTCTGAGGTGGGTGAAGCGGTGACCTCCTTGGGCTCAACCCTTGTGCTGAAGCTTTTGAGTGCCTCTAGGGTAGAGGATTTGACAGCAGGCATCTACAGTCATCGCTTGGGCGATCGCTGGCTAGTGGGGGGCGCCTCTAACTGCGGTGCGGCGATTTTAGCCCAGTTTTTTAGTCCAGAGGAACTCGAACGCCTCAGTCTCCAAATAGATGTCAGTCAACCCACGGGCTTGGACTACTATCCGCTGCTCAAGCCAGGTGAGCGCTTTCCTATCAATGATCCGCACCGGCAACCGCGCCTAGAACCACGACCCGCCGACCCTCGCCTCTTTTTGCAGGGACTGCTGGAAAGTCTCAGTCGCATTGAAGCCCAAGGTTACGCTCAATTGCAGCGTTTGGGTGCCTCACCCCTGAAACAGGTCTGGACAGCGGGAGGGGGTGCCCGTAATCCAGCATGGTTAGCGCTGCGCCAGCAATACCTAGGGGTTCCGGTGGCCATTTCACCCCACACTGAGGCCGCCTATGGAACAGCGCGTCTTGCTCAACTCGGGTACAACTGCTCCTGA
- a CDS encoding NAD(P)H-quinone oxidoreductase subunit H, with amino-acid sequence MPTIETRTEPMVINMGPHHPSMHGVLRLMVTLDGEDVIDCEPVIGYLHRGMEKIAENRTNIMFIPYVSRWDYAAGMFNEAVTVNAPEKLAGIPVPKRASYIRVIMLELNRIANHLLWLGPFLADVGAQTPFFYIFREREYIYDLFEAATGMRFINNNYFRIGGVAADLTYGWVTKCRDFCDYFLPKVDEYERLITNNPIFVRRLQGVGKISREEAINWGLSGPMLRASGVKWDLRKVDHYECYDDFDWDVPVATEGDCLARYIVRIQEMRESVKIIRQALDGLPGGPYENLEAKRMLEGAKSEWHGFDYQYIGKKLSPTFKIPKGEHYVRVESGKGELGIYLIGDDNVFPWRWKIRPPDFNNLQVLPQLLKGMKVADIVAILGSIDVIMGSVDR; translated from the coding sequence ATGCCCACGATAGAGACTCGCACTGAACCCATGGTCATCAACATGGGGCCGCACCATCCCTCAATGCACGGGGTGTTGCGATTAATGGTGACCCTTGATGGCGAAGATGTCATTGACTGCGAGCCAGTGATTGGCTACCTCCATCGCGGTATGGAGAAAATTGCTGAAAACCGCACCAACATCATGTTCATTCCCTACGTCAGTCGTTGGGACTACGCCGCAGGAATGTTTAACGAAGCGGTCACCGTTAATGCGCCAGAAAAATTGGCGGGGATTCCTGTCCCCAAACGCGCCAGCTATATTCGCGTGATCATGCTGGAGTTGAACCGCATTGCCAATCACCTTCTGTGGTTAGGCCCCTTCTTGGCGGACGTCGGTGCCCAGACGCCCTTTTTCTATATCTTTCGCGAGCGGGAGTACATCTACGATCTCTTTGAAGCCGCCACAGGCATGCGCTTCATCAACAACAACTACTTCCGCATCGGGGGAGTGGCCGCTGACCTCACCTATGGCTGGGTAACGAAATGCCGTGACTTTTGCGACTACTTCCTACCCAAAGTTGATGAGTACGAGCGCCTGATCACCAACAACCCCATCTTTGTGCGTCGCCTACAGGGGGTGGGCAAAATTAGCCGTGAGGAGGCCATTAACTGGGGGCTATCGGGGCCGATGTTGCGTGCATCTGGGGTGAAGTGGGATCTGCGCAAAGTGGATCACTACGAGTGCTATGACGATTTTGACTGGGATGTACCCGTGGCCACCGAAGGCGATTGCCTTGCTCGCTACATTGTTCGTATTCAGGAAATGCGCGAATCGGTGAAGATCATTCGCCAAGCCTTGGATGGCCTGCCCGGTGGCCCCTACGAAAACCTAGAAGCCAAGCGGATGCTTGAGGGGGCCAAATCGGAGTGGCACGGCTTTGACTATCAGTACATTGGCAAGAAGCTGTCTCCCACCTTCAAAATCCCTAAGGGGGAGCACTATGTGCGGGTTGAGTCGGGCAAAGGGGAGCTGGGCATTTACCTGATTGGAGATGACAACGTTTTCCCTTGGCGCTGGAAGATTCGGCCACCGGATTTCAATAACCTGCAGGTGCTGCCCCAGTTGCTGAAGGGGATGAAAGTGGCCGATATTGTGGCTATTCTTGGCAGTATTGATGTGATTATGGGCTCCGTTGATCGCTAG
- the efp gene encoding elongation factor P: protein MISSNDFRPGVSIELDGAVWRVVEFLHVKPGKGSAFVRTKLKNVQTGNVIERTFRAGETVPQATLEKRTMQHTYKDGEEYVFMDMESYEETRLTPAQVGDRAKYLKEGMEVNIVKWGEQVLEVELPNSVVLEVVQTDPGVKGDTATGGSKPAIVETGAQVMVPLFISVGERIRIDTRSDTYLGRE, encoded by the coding sequence ATGATTTCCAGTAATGATTTTCGCCCCGGTGTAAGTATTGAGCTGGATGGTGCCGTCTGGCGAGTCGTCGAATTTTTGCACGTCAAACCCGGTAAGGGTTCTGCCTTTGTGCGGACAAAGTTAAAGAATGTGCAAACGGGCAACGTGATTGAGCGCACCTTCCGCGCCGGCGAGACTGTTCCCCAAGCCACCCTTGAAAAACGCACCATGCAGCATACTTACAAAGATGGCGAAGAGTATGTCTTTATGGACATGGAAAGCTATGAGGAAACTCGCCTCACCCCTGCACAAGTGGGCGATCGCGCCAAGTATCTCAAGGAAGGCATGGAGGTCAATATTGTCAAGTGGGGTGAGCAAGTCCTTGAGGTGGAGCTACCCAACTCCGTTGTTTTAGAAGTCGTACAAACCGATCCGGGGGTTAAAGGAGATACCGCCACCGGTGGGTCGAAACCCGCCATTGTCGAAACGGGTGCCCAAGTCATGGTACCGTTATTTATCTCTGTCGGCGAGCGGATTCGCATTGATACTCGCTCAGATACGTATCTTGGCCGCGAATAG